One Bacteroidota bacterium genomic window carries:
- a CDS encoding outer membrane beta-barrel protein: protein MVNKALFISILLMFVLHINMYSQEEVVPSEKKWSFGISISGDYCYRTLDTDYGLEFKRFRDSVDIKRWNGSFGIIASRKKWKNFELQTGLIFSQKGFNSKPYVVKQIVGKFPTWSTDIDTVKDEFTYIYLSLPLLIKYNIGKSKLKLTASTGILIDFFINPQGPHNKGSITYDYFWGSGASQVYDGAHANQIISMAFKCGVQYEFSKSHAFSIEGNITRNLPNQILQLYSYGITGILYVK, encoded by the coding sequence ATGGTAAATAAAGCACTTTTTATTTCAATACTTCTAATGTTTGTTTTACATATAAATATGTATTCTCAAGAGGAAGTTGTGCCAAGCGAGAAAAAATGGAGTTTTGGGATTTCTATTTCAGGAGATTATTGCTATAGAACCCTTGATACTGATTATGGTCTTGAATTCAAAAGATTTCGCGACTCTGTCGATATCAAAAGATGGAATGGATCGTTTGGAATTATTGCATCAAGAAAAAAATGGAAAAACTTTGAGCTGCAAACAGGATTGATATTTTCGCAAAAGGGGTTTAATAGTAAGCCTTATGTTGTTAAGCAAATAGTGGGAAAGTTTCCAACCTGGTCAACTGACATTGATACCGTTAAAGATGAATTTACATATATTTATTTGAGTTTACCATTGCTAATAAAGTACAATATTGGTAAGTCCAAGTTAAAACTTACGGCAAGTACGGGTATTTTAATTGATTTCTTTATTAATCCGCAGGGCCCACACAATAAGGGGAGTATTACTTATGATTATTTTTGGGGTAGTGGAGCTTCCCAGGTTTATGATGGTGCACATGCTAATCAGATTATTAGCATGGCTTTCAAATGTGGGGTTCAATATGAATTTAGTAAATCGCATGCTTTTAGTATAGAAGGAAATATTACCCGCAATTTACCTAATCAAATATTACAATTGTATTCATACGGAATAACCGGAATATTATATGTTAAATAA